Sequence from the Prunus persica cultivar Lovell chromosome G5, Prunus_persica_NCBIv2, whole genome shotgun sequence genome:
gtCCTTCTGCTCCATCTTCGTTAAATTTACAGTATTCTCCAGTGGTACTAGGTGattattcattttcttttgtttgatcTGAAATCCTTTCCCTTTCTTGGCTTTTTAAAGGGAATTGTGGTGAAACCAATAGAAGAGATAGTGACAAATACATGCCCTAAgcctgcagcagcagcagcagtcaATAATTTAGAGAGGAAGGCAAGACCTCAGAAAGAACAAGCCCTAAACTGTCCAAGGTGCAACTCAACCAACACCAAATTCTGTTATTACAACAACTACAGCCTCACACAGCCCAGGTACTTCTGCAAGACTTGTAGAAGGTACTGGACTGAAGGTGGGTCCCTCAGAAACATCCCAGTTGGGGGGGGTTCAAGGAAGAACAAgagatcatcatcttcttcagcagCCGCTAATTCTTCTACAACAACATCTTCTACTTCTTCAGCATCCAAGAGGCTTCCTGATCTGAtacaaccccaaaacccaaagATTAATCAAGGCCAAGATCTAAACCTGACTTTTCCAGCCACTAATCAAGATTTCAGGAATATTATCTCTGACCATTTggttcatcatcatcaacaacatcatcaattgcccaacaacaacaacatggAAAACAGCAACAAGCAGAACCACATTAATATTTCTGCTTCTTCCCCATCttctaccaccaccaccacaacatCTCACCTCTCAGCTTTGGAGCTTCTCACTGGATTGACTTCAAGGGGTTTGAATTCCTTCATGCCTATGCCAGTTCCAGaccccaacaacaacaacaacaacaacactgTATATAGCACCACATCTGGGTTCCCTATGCAGGATTTCAAGCCAACACTTAATTTTTCCCTGGATGGGCTTGGAAGTGGATATGGGAGTCTGCAAGGTGTTCAAGAGAGCAGTGGGAGGCTTTTGTTCCCATTTGAAGATTTGAAGCAAGTTTCAAGCACTGGAGGAGGGATTGAGCAGAACAAGGAGCATGGAGACTCAACTGGGTATTGGACAGGAATGTTAGGAGGAGGATCATggtaattaaaataagaagatgaaaagaaaaaaaaaatcatggggtctttttcttttttcttcttctttaattctGATTTTAAACTCATTGTTAATCTCTCATGGTGGGTGACTTGTTTGGATTTCTTCATAACTAACAGAATAGGATACatgggttttcttttaattatcaccttgccttgccttctctttgttctttttggcTTGGAATTATCTTTACTCTTTGAAGTAGTACATGGTGGATTATTTTTTGAAGCTTATTATTTTAGATTGGCTTCAAAAAATGGGTGACTTATTGTGAGGATATAGAAGCTATGGTATCAAGACCAGCCcagattttttttagggtAGCAAAGAGTAGAAGAGGCATGCACTGTATGAATGTGCCCTTGATTTCATGTAATTTCTTCTCTCACTACTAGAAAGCAAAGGGCAGCCCGCTCCCACTGTAATGTGTGTGATCCTTGGTTGGCTTGGtacaataaataattatgtataatgtGCAACTTCATTTGTAAGGGTATATATGATGATGGATGAAATATTAGAGACTTGATTACTTAATTAAAGCTAATTAAGCTTATTTAATGTGGAGTTGCAGTGGGTGTTTTGCATCTGCTATATCTTATGTTCTTTTAGCAGGATTTTAGTTTAAGGTCTTATTCAGAGTACATAGATTCTTCCAGCCATTACACAAAGATCTGTCCATGAAGAAGCAGCAAGTGGGAGAAGAAAAGCTAGCTAGAGATATATGCAGCCAGGTAAGAATCCTCTGATTCTTCCACATGACTTGGTAATAAAGTACTCTTCAAAAAAGCAGCTTCCCATGTTCAAATTAGAACCACTGAAACCTGCCTCAAACCAAAAGCTCACCTACTGACTATATCCAAACAGTCTTCATTTCCAGGAACGATCATTGCTTCCATGCCAcccctcttttttattttattttgtccaAGTGAAAGATTGAGAAAAATCTGACAAACCCTTCTTTCCTTGGTCTTGGTTGGGACCCACAAACATTCCCCTTGGCAAGTGTGCTAAAGGAAGAATAATACACCCCACTAAGTTGATCCATCTAGATCTAgactctcttttctttttttcttttttctttttatatatattttgtgttttggttCCTTGCTGTAAGCCACTTGAGTATGCATAATAATAACCTAGCAAATTGTTAGATGTACACTATCATGGAGGTCTTTTTCCAGCCAAATTTTAACGGTTTATTTTATAACTAGTTCAAATTCAACTTAGCTTTCTCCAAGGGCTGTTTGGGAAAATCTCACAATATCAGATCGCTTTGGTCGTCCTCCAAGTTGAAAATGACAATGACCGAGAATGAAACCTAGCTTCAAAATAATCTATTGGCCATTCAACCTatttatagaaagaaaaaaaaaaacctgcttttgttattattttttttaaaaaaaaagaggtagagaaaaagatgaaaactGGATCTGGATGGTTGTTGATGGATCTGTTTGTCTtttggcttcttcttcttgtgtttttgtgcttaggtttttttcaacaaataaaaGGTGACATGAAATTATCTCACACCTTTTCTTCAGTGAAAAGTTAAAACCACAAGAAAGTATCCTTTGTTTTCGGCAATGCGTGAAATTTCTGCCTGCCCTATAgattcatctttttcttcatgCCAAATCTAATAGGAAACCTATAATCCCATAATCTCATAGGCTAATATAGCCAGTCAGATCAAACAGAATTATCACCATGTCGCTATATGGCACTTTTCAaggaattcaaaatttcaacctcaTTGAGGAGAGAAGCTTATTTATAATAACGCGTGACTTGAGAGACAGAGAGGAATAGTGCATATATCCATttcatgtataaaaaaattccaattgGTATTGAAAGAGTTGAAAGAGACAATTAGGAATAATACATACCGTTTCATATAAGTTATCCTTGAATTGATATCGAAATAACATGTGAATTTCAATGggggagaaaatgaaaaattgttaTTATTCGAAAAGTGGCAAGACAATGTCCGCAGATTTTGTCTAAAGTCAACATGTCTAACATCACGCAGTTGTACAATAAAATGAACCGTTATGAGCAAATAGAAGGCAAAAAATTGGGAGATTTTAAGATGAAATTTAGGTTTTCTGTCGAATAGGAGTTCATTTGAACCATTAATGTTCATGGCCACATTTTTCCTTTGAATATATGAAatcccaaattcaaatttctcttTCGAAATGTTAGGACGACCCTCTGGGATGGGACTTGGGCTTAAAGGTTATAACGGAGAAGACAACAGTCATTTGTACCTAATTGTATGGAAAAATAGTACAAAATAGTCCGGAAATTTCAAATCAATGATCCCATTTTGGCCCAAAccaatggagtgggtggtcaACCCAATAGCACCATACAGAGTTGCGGTGAACAGAACCAAGATGGAGACAGGTCGAGTTTCCATCTTCATAATGACCACAGTAAAAATACACCATAAAATTTTGCGAGAATCTAAATCATGGGGAAATAAAAGGGAAATTCTTCCATCTGGAAATAAATAACGAGGAATGAGCACTCAAATTCAGCAAAAATAGCTCTTACAAAGAGAAAATCAAATGCAGACGTATTGCCAGTCATCTGGTATGTAACAGAGAGAAGGAGGGGGTAAAAATttcacttcattcaaaaaaataatacattgtttccattttcaacatttcaaCAGGGATTTTAGCGTTACGTTCGAAGGCCAATATGATAAAGACCAAGAAAACTATAGTCAAACTTGATCTTTTACAGATCAGTGATCAGCATTGATACCAAATATACGAACCTTGTGCATGTTTGGGAACTTTGCAACTACCAACACAAAAACTGCTAGGGTGTTAAAGATGAGATTTGGATTTTGATAGTCTGTTGTGTGAGAGGCTATCAAGTACCTGCCAAGGAAGGATGACGGGTAAGAAAAAGGGATTGAGGTAAGGAAATTCAGTACAGCAGCAGCACTTGTCCAACAAAAAGCTAATTATATTCCGTCAATGTCTTACTGGAAGACTTATACACAAGATCAAAATAAGTCTAACCAGCAAAAATTTGACACGAGTATAACAGCAATGTTGAAGCAAACTCAATGGTTGACCATATAAAGAAGTGCTCATCTAAGGGGCTTAAACTGAAGGACAAGTGAGGGACAATGTATTTAAGGGCAGCATTCACTTGGATGAACTATTGATTTCAGGAATTGCGTGGAGTCCAGCAATTACATACACTGTCACTCAATTTAAGTCCCTTAGGTGACGACTTCTAGTATAGTTACTTATATTTCACTAGGTAGTATAAGGGATCTATGTATGAGGACCATTAGAAAAAATTCTATAATTTATGAGAGCAGAGCTATTCATGCTCCTATGCACTCCCCCACTTTTGTGGAGGAGTGAAAATCACAGCTACATGGTTGCTATTTGCATTCCTAAAAAGGGTAGGGGATAGAATTACGAGAGTACAAATGATGGTCCATCTAATGAATGCATTTCATGTTTGCATTctcaaaatccaatctcaatcTGGAAGGCTTATAAAGCAAACTTAAAGTACTTACAGCACAACAGGCACGACAGTCAGAAATTTTCTGTTTCGAGTGAGTTGGTTGCCATTGTCTATCTGCTCCCACCAAGTAAGCGCATTGTAGATGCCCTGATCATCTGCAAATGGCGTTCCCTTCTTCCAGTGAAAAAAGTGATAAGTAACCTGAAGGAAAACGTAAAGacaatgagaaaaaaatgACAATAAGTAACTAAAAGTGTCATCAATAAGACTACTAAGACATCAAGTCTACTATATGGGTCAGAAAGTGGACAAAGAATATTAGAGAACTGATCAATCTCCAGAAAGACATCAACTTTTTACCTTTCACAAGAAAACACATAACAGGACACTTATCACATAAAATCAGCACCAGCTAAATAGACGAGCTTTAATTTCAACTCAATTTAAGGGTCGTTAGAACCACATAAGGTCCTCATCTACCAATACGAAGTGTGCTATTTCAATAACCCTGGGAAGCAAACTGTCTATCCATATTCctcaacaaaaatcaaataatccaTTTTCCATAATGATTCGAAAAATTTGCGCTTTAGAATCCACAAATTGATCCTTGCCAAACTAAATCTAACTTTCCTGACATTAAATAACTGAAACTGTGTGTCTAAAATTACATGATTAGTCCACACAATGAAGTCATAaagtattttatatttatttcattcttCTTCCCTACATATGGAATCCAGTTCTTTTGGAGTTATAATTAATGGTTCTTTATAAGTTTACCGCATCTCCACTACAAAACTGAACATGAAAGTTTCTTCTCATCCAGTTCCTTGCAAATTAAGGTGACTAAGAAGTACTATACATGTACTTACTGAAGAATATCCGGAATCAATAAATTCTTTTAACTCTCACCTAATCCATTAGAAATTTGTACATCTAGGATTGTGGTTTGATATTAGAGATGATGTTATTACCACCCTACTAGAGGATTGAAAATCTTGCTCATCTTTGTGTGGGATTAAGCAGGAGGAGCAGGACCAAACTACGCAATTTGatccaaatttaaaaaaatttaaaacaggaTTACATATGGTGGTTGATTCTGCTAATGTTTTCACAATATTCATTCATGCTAATGAGTTTTCCATCATCCACATCAAACCCTAATGATTCAGATTCAAAATTTCCAGCTAACTAGGAAACCTAATCctccaaatcaaacaaaaaatttccatATCCAGCACAACAATCATATATAACAGGAAACTAAGCAAATTAAGCTTCATCCATAAATAAgcaaatgaaaaaacaaagactgaagaaaataagagagagaaTACGAGGAAATGGCAGAGGTGAACGATGGTCCAGGCCATGCCAGGCGAGCAAGAGAAGAGGCAGAGGACGACGAGCCACGAGAAGAAGACCGTGAGAATGTAGGTGGTCCAAACCCCAGGGTACGTGAACCATTCTGTGTTCCGATTCAGATCCGTCGTTCGAACCGCCGTCACATACATTTTccgatttcttttttttttttttttcgaatattttttttttggatgaaaCAAAATTGATCAGAGACTATGAGATGAAGATTAAGATTAACGACGATGATGATGGGAGTGAtaatgaggaggaggagaagctCATCATCACCGAAGAGAATATCAGAAACAACCCGATTTGTGATTTTCGCGAAGTTGCCTTGCAGGACAGATTGAGATTCGGAGATTTTGGGTTggcgtgttttttttttccttttttcttttttattaggaaattataaaattataaaatcgGAGCGAAGGATATGATTGATGAATATTAACGGTCGGTGATGAAGTTGGTGCGAAAGGGACCCATGGACCCCTCCACCTAATTGTCATGCATTTTATTACCCCACCCAAAAATACGCTGACCCCACCTAGAATTAAGTTTTAGAATGAaatatcctttttttcttttaaaatatcctcctcttttttctttttttctgtttaatgagTTTTGAAAATATCCTTGAAAgaatttactttttattttattcctttaaaccattgaaaaatgagagaggaaaaaaaaacccaaataagtataaaattgttgtaaatgcatgagttggtggatgaccaccatacctcttaatattccaccgttggattttatgtaacctatgcactaagtatttgtaattaatacttgtaacctataggtatattgtaaatgatggtattcaatcttctatcttgcaagcctataaatagatagttctaccaaagattaagaAAGGAATATGcatggtgaaactttgtctttagcatatcacttctctctacattttctccctctagttttataacacgttatcagcacgacattgctcttggtatgttttctttctctgaattttctttcttcttatatgagctagagtcatcacatggtatagagtttctttgtactcaccatcagacttcatcatgcttgtttaagaaaaaaattcttattcttattacacatgaatataatgccatgtttttgtttttatttgtttgtttatttaattttaagtatgatcttaattattatgatgagtttgaattatacaaaagatcaggggcccgaagttccgtgatcctcatcatataactagattaggatatagagtcattttgattgaatcagaacctgaagttctttgattccaaataattgagggtgtgaagttccgcgaatttaaagagcacataaggacataaaactcctcgattttgtattaatcaaaattagaattccatgaggcctacatatgtcaagaa
This genomic interval carries:
- the LOC18777159 gene encoding dof zinc finger protein DOF4.6, which produces MDTAQWPQGIVVKPIEEIVTNTCPKPAAAAAVNNLERKARPQKEQALNCPRCNSTNTKFCYYNNYSLTQPRYFCKTCRRYWTEGGSLRNIPVGGGSRKNKRSSSSSAAANSSTTTSSTSSASKRLPDLIQPQNPKINQGQDLNLTFPATNQDFRNIISDHLVHHHQQHHQLPNNNNMENSNKQNHINISASSPSSTTTTTTSHLSALELLTGLTSRGLNSFMPMPVPDPNNNNNNNTVYSTTSGFPMQDFKPTLNFSLDGLGSGYGSLQGVQESSGRLLFPFEDLKQVSSTGGGIEQNKEHGDSTGYWTGMLGGGSW
- the LOC18778009 gene encoding ORM1-like protein 1, producing MYVTAVRTTDLNRNTEWFTYPGVWTTYILTVFFSWLVVLCLFSCSPGMAWTIVHLCHFLVTYHFFHWKKGTPFADDQGIYNALTWWEQIDNGNQLTRNRKFLTVVPVVLYLIASHTTDYQNPNLIFNTLAVFVLVVAKFPNMHKVRIFGINADH